The Nocardioides sp. S-1144 genome includes a region encoding these proteins:
- a CDS encoding ABC transporter ATP-binding protein — MTTDLTKESEPGPAPEQGTADISGAEIVLEDVVKKYPGQKNAAVESLSLTIPAGEIVMFIGPSGCGKTTSLKMINRLIEPTSGTIRIGGEDIRGQSENELRRKIGYVIQGGSLFPHMTVAKNIALVPKLLGWDAKRISTRVEELLELVGLDPSRYRDRYPRELSGGQQQRVGVARGLAADPPVILMDEPFGAVDPITRQRLQDEMLSIQRELRKTIVCVTHDIDEAIKLGDRILILQEGAQVAQYDTPEVILGAPANEFVEDFVGAGSSLKQLSLTRVSEVELRRPTTAVVGEQVAEVKRRAEANGDRSVIVLDSRNRPVGWPWLRQLKGDVVLEPTEDLVNLDQRATLNDALDTMLSSSHGGAVVTGDRDQYLGVVVFDAVTDHIRSLEEQARG; from the coding sequence ATGACCACCGACCTGACCAAGGAGTCCGAGCCCGGCCCGGCCCCCGAGCAGGGCACCGCGGACATCAGCGGCGCCGAGATCGTCCTCGAGGACGTCGTCAAGAAGTACCCGGGGCAGAAGAACGCGGCCGTCGAGTCGCTGTCGCTGACGATCCCGGCCGGCGAGATCGTGATGTTCATCGGCCCCTCGGGCTGCGGCAAGACGACGTCGCTGAAGATGATCAACCGCCTCATCGAGCCGACCTCGGGCACGATCCGCATCGGCGGCGAGGACATCCGCGGGCAGAGCGAGAACGAGCTGCGCCGCAAGATCGGCTACGTCATCCAGGGCGGCAGCCTCTTCCCGCACATGACCGTGGCCAAGAACATCGCGCTGGTGCCCAAGCTGCTCGGCTGGGACGCCAAGCGGATCAGCACCCGCGTCGAGGAGCTCCTCGAGCTGGTCGGGCTCGACCCGAGCCGCTACCGCGACCGCTACCCGCGCGAGCTCTCCGGCGGTCAGCAGCAGCGCGTCGGCGTCGCCCGCGGCCTCGCGGCCGACCCGCCGGTGATCCTGATGGACGAGCCGTTCGGCGCCGTCGACCCGATCACCCGCCAGCGGCTCCAGGACGAGATGCTCAGCATCCAGCGCGAGCTGCGCAAGACCATCGTCTGCGTCACCCACGACATCGACGAGGCCATCAAGCTCGGCGACCGGATCCTGATCCTCCAGGAGGGTGCGCAGGTCGCCCAGTACGACACCCCCGAGGTCATCCTGGGCGCGCCGGCCAACGAGTTCGTCGAGGACTTCGTCGGCGCCGGCTCCTCGCTGAAGCAGCTCAGCCTGACCCGGGTGAGCGAGGTCGAGCTGCGCCGGCCGACCACCGCCGTGGTGGGGGAGCAGGTCGCGGAGGTCAAGCGCCGGGCCGAGGCCAACGGCGACCGCTCGGTCATCGTGCTCGACAGCCGCAACCGCCCCGTGGGCTGGCCGTGGCTGCGCCAGCTCAAGGGCGACGTCGTCCTCGAGCCGACCGAGGACCTGGTCAACCTCGACCAGCGCGCCACGCTCAACGACGCGCTCGACACCATGCTCAGCTCCAGCCACGGCGGCGCCGTCGTCACCGGTGACCGCGACCAGTACCTCGGCGTGGTCGTCTTCGACGCCGTGACCGACCACATCCGCTCCCTGGAGGAGCAGGCCCGTGGCTGA
- a CDS encoding ABC transporter permease: MADTRAPVREEPTGIVMEAEPEAGKKRGRRVDRETLLMLTVPPALVLIAFAAFVVWRQSAEFTETELRQLAWTEIRSLLWQHVKLTVTSSVLVVAIAVPLGIALTRSGLRKFSPLVVGFANIGQGAPSIGLIVLLAIWLGYGFWTSVLALTLYGLLPVLRNTIVGLDGVDPTLVEAGRGLGMSAGSVLLRVELPLALSVIMAGVRTSLVLVVGTATLATFINGGGLGAIIQTGISLFLPKLIVAGALLVALLALFVEWLGRVLEFLARPKGV; this comes from the coding sequence GTGGCTGACACCAGGGCCCCGGTGCGCGAGGAGCCCACCGGCATCGTGATGGAGGCCGAGCCGGAGGCCGGCAAGAAGCGGGGTCGCCGGGTCGACCGCGAGACCCTGCTCATGCTCACGGTGCCGCCGGCCCTGGTCCTCATCGCCTTCGCCGCGTTCGTCGTGTGGCGCCAGAGCGCGGAGTTCACCGAGACCGAGCTGCGCCAGCTCGCCTGGACCGAGATCCGCAGCCTGCTGTGGCAGCACGTCAAGCTCACCGTGACCTCGTCGGTGCTCGTCGTCGCGATCGCCGTCCCGCTCGGCATCGCCCTGACCCGCAGCGGGCTGCGCAAGTTCTCCCCGCTCGTCGTCGGCTTCGCCAACATCGGGCAGGGTGCCCCGTCGATCGGCCTCATCGTGCTGCTGGCGATCTGGCTCGGCTACGGCTTCTGGACCTCCGTGCTCGCCCTGACCCTCTACGGGCTGCTGCCCGTGCTGCGCAACACCATCGTCGGCCTGGACGGCGTCGACCCCACCCTGGTCGAGGCCGGGCGCGGGCTCGGCATGTCGGCCGGCTCGGTGCTGCTGCGCGTCGAGCTGCCGCTGGCGCTCTCGGTGATCATGGCCGGCGTCCGCACCTCGCTCGTGCTGGTGGTCGGCACCGCGACCCTGGCGACGTTCATCAATGGCGGGGGTCTCGGCGCGATCATCCAGACCGGGATCTCGCTGTTCCTGCCCAAGCTGATCGTCGCCGGCGCCCTGCTGGTCGCGCTCCTGGCCCTGTTCGTCGAGTGGCTCGGCCGGGTGCTGGAGTTCCTGGCCCGGCCGAAGGGAGTCTGA
- a CDS encoding GIY-YIG nuclease family protein — MAWTYLLECADGSYYAGSTTQPLETRESQHNLGLGSRYTRRPGRRPVRLVWHAEFPRVEDAFRFEKQIQGWSRAKKQALIAGEHDQLPGLARGRGRPAPPSAPAAGGGEDGG; from the coding sequence ATGGCCTGGACCTACCTCCTCGAGTGCGCGGACGGCTCCTACTACGCCGGCAGCACGACCCAACCGCTGGAGACCCGCGAGTCCCAGCACAACCTCGGCCTCGGCTCCCGCTACACCCGCCGTCCTGGACGTCGACCGGTGCGGCTCGTCTGGCACGCCGAGTTCCCGCGGGTCGAGGACGCGTTCCGGTTCGAGAAGCAGATCCAGGGGTGGAGCCGCGCGAAGAAGCAGGCGCTGATCGCCGGCGAGCACGACCAGTTGCCCGGCCTCGCCCGCGGACGAGGTCGCCCTGCGCCGCCGTCCGCGCCTGCTGCGGGTGGGGGTGAGGACGGTGGTTGA
- a CDS encoding aminoglycoside phosphotransferase — MSSPPTEVLDLFAVPHVVEPLPGGSGRSVRAGDLVLSPGRDEATAAWLNPVLARLAVRLDESPTRRPRDLRIAMPVPARDGAWVVAGWGASRYEPGTTGCDDLDVTLAAGRLLHAELASVVGRPPAALAARTDRAALAERAAFGAVGELSGPVAGRVAPLLDDTPLGPDQLVHTALHGNVLLDAAGAPVVLDVTPAWRPTLWAEALAVLDAVLAADAPLSVLQRWTTARERQAMLRALLFRVLANDVQALAPYAPVLAVLTGG; from the coding sequence GTGAGCTCGCCCCCCACCGAGGTCCTCGACCTCTTCGCCGTGCCCCACGTCGTGGAGCCGCTGCCGGGCGGCTCGGGTCGCAGCGTGCGCGCCGGCGACCTGGTGCTCTCACCCGGGCGCGACGAGGCGACGGCGGCCTGGCTCAACCCGGTGCTGGCCCGGCTCGCCGTGCGGCTCGACGAGAGCCCGACCCGGCGTCCGCGCGACCTGCGCATCGCCATGCCGGTGCCGGCGCGGGACGGGGCGTGGGTGGTCGCGGGGTGGGGCGCCAGCCGCTACGAGCCGGGCACGACCGGCTGCGACGACCTCGACGTCACCCTGGCCGCCGGGCGCCTGCTGCACGCCGAGCTCGCCTCCGTGGTCGGCCGGCCCCCGGCCGCGCTCGCCGCCCGCACCGACCGCGCGGCGCTGGCCGAGCGGGCGGCGTTCGGGGCGGTGGGGGAGCTGTCCGGTCCGGTGGCCGGTCGTGTCGCGCCCCTGCTCGACGACACCCCGCTGGGTCCCGACCAGCTCGTCCACACCGCCCTCCACGGCAACGTGCTCCTCGACGCCGCCGGCGCCCCGGTCGTCCTCGACGTCACCCCGGCCTGGCGCCCGACCCTCTGGGCCGAGGCGCTCGCCGTCCTCGACGCCGTGCTGGCCGCGGACGCCCCGCTGTCCGTGCTCCAGCGGTGGACGACGGCCCGGGAGCGCCAGGCGATGCTTCGCGCCCTGCTCTTCCGCGTCCTCGCCAACGACGTCCAGGCCCTCGCCCCCTACGCACCCGTGCTCGCCGTCCTCACCGGAGGGTGA
- a CDS encoding peptide deformylase, with the protein MSTPPASPPATRPASERLRAWTEAELGVEGRVLDVVRAPAAVLSTPGGAVDPTDPAVVQLAADLVATMRVSPGCVGLAAPQVGLAVTVFCVDVSEHPKTREHHGTFVLCNAEVVESSRNDRGREGCMSVPDLTGDVKRASRVVVRGALPGTGEVVEVAATAFEARALQHEIDHCAGLLFLDRVAGAHAVYARQTYL; encoded by the coding sequence GTGAGCACCCCACCGGCCAGCCCGCCGGCCACCCGACCCGCCTCCGAGCGCCTGCGGGCCTGGACCGAGGCCGAGCTGGGGGTCGAGGGCCGCGTGCTGGACGTCGTCCGCGCGCCTGCCGCGGTGCTCTCGACGCCCGGCGGTGCCGTCGACCCCACCGACCCGGCCGTCGTCCAGCTGGCCGCCGACCTGGTGGCCACCATGCGGGTCAGCCCCGGCTGCGTGGGCCTGGCCGCCCCGCAGGTGGGCCTCGCGGTGACCGTGTTCTGCGTCGACGTCTCGGAGCACCCCAAGACCCGCGAGCACCACGGCACCTTCGTGCTCTGCAACGCCGAGGTCGTCGAGTCCTCCCGCAACGACCGGGGCCGCGAGGGGTGCATGAGCGTCCCCGACCTCACCGGCGACGTGAAGCGGGCCTCCCGCGTCGTGGTCCGGGGCGCGCTGCCCGGCACCGGCGAGGTGGTCGAGGTGGCCGCCACGGCCTTCGAGGCGCGCGCCCTCCAGCACGAGATCGACCACTGCGCCGGCCTGCTCTTCCTGGACCGTGTCGCCGGCGCCCACGCCGTCTACGCTCGCCAGACCTACCTGTAG
- a CDS encoding Bax inhibitor-1/YccA family protein: protein MQSNNPVFRRSEEFNRAGGQTQQTYAQQSPSTWQTSPAGGAFGYDDVRQTPANRGGAMSIDSVVQKTAITLGVVILTALATWILTPDIDGFTTSSELGTIYGAAMFGALGAFALSMVNSFKRVVSPALVLAFAALEGVALGAISKAFDAQFGDGVVSGAVIGTFAAFAGTLTAYKVFNIQVGAKFKMFVMAAVFGMIGLSLMELVLSLFGAQIGLFGVSGLGMVTAFAGLVLGVFMLIMDFDFVEQGIRNQLPERESWRAAFAMTVSLVWIYTNLLRILAFFSQD from the coding sequence ATGCAGAGCAACAACCCGGTTTTCCGTCGCTCGGAGGAGTTCAACCGGGCTGGCGGACAGACTCAGCAGACCTACGCCCAGCAGTCGCCGTCCACCTGGCAGACCAGCCCCGCCGGCGGCGCCTTCGGCTACGACGACGTCCGGCAGACCCCCGCCAACCGCGGCGGCGCCATGTCGATCGACTCGGTGGTCCAGAAGACCGCGATCACCCTGGGCGTGGTGATCCTGACCGCGCTCGCGACCTGGATCCTCACCCCTGACATCGACGGCTTCACCACCTCCTCCGAGCTGGGCACCATCTACGGCGCCGCGATGTTCGGTGCCCTCGGCGCCTTCGCGCTGTCGATGGTGAACTCGTTCAAGCGGGTCGTCAGCCCGGCCCTGGTCCTCGCCTTCGCCGCCCTCGAGGGCGTCGCGCTGGGCGCGATCAGCAAGGCCTTCGACGCCCAGTTCGGCGACGGGGTCGTGTCCGGCGCCGTCATCGGCACCTTCGCCGCCTTCGCCGGCACGCTGACCGCCTACAAGGTGTTCAACATCCAGGTCGGCGCGAAGTTCAAGATGTTCGTGATGGCCGCCGTCTTCGGCATGATCGGGCTCAGCCTGATGGAGCTCGTCCTGAGCCTCTTCGGTGCCCAGATCGGCCTCTTCGGCGTCAGCGGCCTCGGCATGGTGACGGCGTTCGCCGGCCTGGTCCTCGGCGTGTTCATGCTGATCATGGACTTCGACTTCGTCGAGCAGGGCATCCGAAACCAGCTCCCCGAGCGCGAGTCGTGGCGCGCGGCGTTCGCGATGACCGTGAGCCTGGTCTGGATCTACACCAACCTGCTGCGCATCCTGGCGTTCTTCAGCCAGGACTGA
- a CDS encoding class I SAM-dependent methyltransferase: MTDLRDMFTREFWDERYASSHRIWSGEPNRRLVDQVEALAPGTALDVGCGEGADAVWLAAHGWTVTGVDVSGVALERAEEHAREAGVGERTSWLRADVFAGDALPVGFDLVSAAYVHVPPEDFAAVYTALIASVAPGGSLVVLAHHPDDVHTGLRNTELSHLLFGPDAVTSLLDPAQWDVVAAETPTRPITHDGRELEVTDTVVRAVRRA; encoded by the coding sequence ATGACCGATCTCCGCGACATGTTCACCCGTGAGTTCTGGGACGAGCGCTACGCCTCCTCCCACCGCATCTGGTCCGGCGAGCCGAACCGGCGCCTCGTCGACCAGGTCGAGGCGCTGGCGCCCGGCACCGCCCTCGACGTGGGCTGCGGCGAGGGTGCCGACGCCGTCTGGCTGGCCGCCCACGGCTGGACCGTGACCGGCGTGGACGTCTCCGGCGTCGCGCTGGAGCGGGCCGAGGAGCACGCCCGCGAGGCCGGCGTGGGGGAGCGGACGTCGTGGCTGCGCGCCGACGTCTTCGCCGGCGACGCGCTGCCGGTCGGGTTCGACCTGGTGTCGGCGGCGTACGTGCACGTGCCGCCGGAGGACTTCGCGGCCGTCTACACCGCGCTCATCGCCTCGGTCGCCCCGGGCGGCTCGCTGGTCGTGCTGGCCCACCACCCCGACGACGTCCACACCGGCCTGCGCAACACCGAGCTCTCCCACCTGCTCTTCGGCCCCGACGCCGTCACCTCGCTGCTCGACCCGGCGCAGTGGGACGTCGTGGCCGCCGAGACCCCGACCCGCCCGATCACCCACGACGGGCGCGAGCTCGAGGTCACCGACACCGTCGTCCGGGCCGTGCGGCGCGCCTGA
- a CDS encoding ABC transporter permease — MWDFIVERREALLYNTFQHANLVVQAVLVATVVAVLLAVLITRVPRLEGPANALSAIGLTIPSFALVSLLLTFFSFGSLPAFIAVAFYAVLPVLRNAVVGLQGVDATLLESARGMGMSELTTLLRVRLPLAWPVILAGVRVSMQMSMGVAAIAAYVGGPGLGTYILKGLTQIGGANAINYALVGTIGVVVVALLADLVLLLLGRATISKGVRA; from the coding sequence GTGTGGGACTTCATCGTCGAGCGTCGTGAGGCGCTGCTGTACAACACCTTCCAGCACGCCAACCTCGTCGTCCAGGCGGTGCTCGTCGCGACCGTCGTCGCCGTGCTGCTGGCCGTGCTCATCACCCGCGTCCCGCGGCTCGAGGGGCCGGCCAACGCCCTCAGCGCGATCGGGCTGACCATCCCGTCGTTCGCCCTCGTCAGCCTGCTGCTCACCTTCTTCTCGTTCGGCTCGCTGCCGGCGTTCATCGCGGTGGCGTTCTACGCGGTGCTGCCGGTGCTGCGCAACGCCGTCGTCGGCCTCCAGGGGGTCGACGCGACGCTGCTGGAGTCGGCGCGCGGCATGGGCATGAGCGAGCTGACCACCCTGCTGCGGGTGCGCCTCCCGCTCGCCTGGCCGGTGATCCTGGCCGGCGTCCGGGTCTCCATGCAGATGTCGATGGGCGTCGCGGCGATCGCCGCCTACGTCGGCGGACCCGGTCTCGGCACCTACATCCTCAAGGGCCTCACCCAGATCGGTGGGGCCAACGCCATCAACTACGCCCTGGTCGGCACGATCGGCGTCGTCGTCGTGGCGCTGCTCGCCGACCTCGTGCTGCTGCTCCTGGGCCGCGCGACCATCTCGAAGGGAGTCCGGGCATGA
- a CDS encoding cystathionine beta-synthase, whose protein sequence is MEYANSVLDLIGNTPLVRLSRTLDLPGAGDGSAGGPLVLAKVEYLNPGGSVKDRIATRMIEAAEASGALQPGGTIVEPTSGNTGVGLAMVAQQKGYSCVFVCPDKVSEDKRNVLRAYGAEVVVCPTAVAPEHPDSYYNVSDRLASQPGAWKPDQYSNPHNPRSHYETTGPEIWAQTEGRITHFVAGMGTGGTISGVGRYLKEQNPDVKVIGADPAGSVYSGGTGRPYLVEGVGEDFWPETYDRGVADRVIEVSDADSFAFTRRLAREEALLVGGSCGMAAHAARTLAHELAGTPEGEDAVIVVILPDSGRGYLTKIFNDEWLAQYGFSSGNQVPSQTVGEVLRGKSGRLPELVHTHPSETVAEAVAILQEYGVSQIPVVRAEPPIVAAEVAGSVSDRTLLDALFAGHARLTDPVEQHMSPALPTIGSGEDADAAVALLESADAVLVHEDGKPVGVLTRQDLLAHLARA, encoded by the coding sequence GTGGAGTACGCGAACTCAGTCCTGGACCTCATCGGCAACACCCCGCTCGTCCGGCTGTCCCGGACCCTCGACCTGCCCGGCGCGGGCGACGGGTCCGCCGGCGGGCCCCTCGTGCTGGCCAAGGTCGAGTACCTCAACCCCGGTGGGTCGGTGAAGGACCGCATCGCCACCCGGATGATCGAGGCCGCGGAGGCCTCCGGGGCGCTGCAGCCCGGCGGGACGATCGTCGAGCCGACGTCCGGCAACACCGGCGTGGGTCTGGCGATGGTGGCCCAGCAGAAGGGCTACAGCTGCGTGTTCGTGTGCCCCGACAAGGTGAGCGAGGACAAGCGCAACGTGCTGCGCGCCTACGGTGCGGAGGTCGTGGTCTGCCCGACCGCCGTCGCCCCCGAGCACCCCGACTCCTACTACAACGTCTCCGACCGGCTCGCCTCGCAGCCCGGGGCCTGGAAGCCCGACCAGTACTCCAACCCGCACAACCCGCGCTCGCACTACGAGACGACCGGACCCGAGATCTGGGCGCAGACCGAGGGCCGGATCACCCACTTCGTGGCGGGGATGGGCACCGGCGGCACGATCAGCGGCGTCGGGCGCTACCTCAAGGAGCAGAACCCCGACGTGAAGGTGATCGGCGCCGACCCCGCCGGTTCGGTCTACTCCGGCGGCACCGGCCGCCCGTACCTCGTCGAGGGCGTCGGCGAGGACTTCTGGCCCGAGACCTACGACCGCGGTGTCGCCGACCGGGTCATCGAGGTCAGCGACGCCGACTCCTTCGCCTTCACCCGGCGCCTGGCCCGCGAGGAGGCGCTGCTCGTCGGCGGCTCCTGCGGCATGGCCGCCCACGCCGCCCGCACGCTCGCCCACGAGCTGGCCGGGACCCCCGAGGGCGAGGACGCCGTCATCGTGGTGATCCTGCCCGACTCCGGCCGCGGCTACCTCACCAAGATCTTCAACGACGAGTGGCTCGCCCAGTACGGCTTCTCCAGCGGCAACCAGGTGCCGTCGCAGACGGTCGGCGAGGTGCTGCGCGGCAAGTCGGGTCGCCTGCCCGAGCTCGTGCACACCCACCCGAGCGAGACCGTCGCCGAGGCCGTCGCGATCCTCCAGGAGTACGGCGTCTCGCAGATCCCCGTGGTCCGCGCCGAGCCCCCGATCGTGGCCGCCGAGGTCGCCGGCTCGGTCTCCGACCGCACCCTGCTCGACGCGCTGTTCGCCGGCCACGCCCGGCTGACCGACCCCGTCGAGCAGCACATGTCGCCGGCGCTGCCGACGATCGGCTCCGGCGAGGACGCCGACGCGGCCGTCGCGCTGCTCGAGTCGGCCGACGCCGTCCTGGTGCACGAGGACGGCAAGCCGGTCGGCGTCCTCACCCGCCAGGACCTCCTCGCGCACCTCGCCCGGGCCTGA
- a CDS encoding glycine betaine ABC transporter substrate-binding protein, translated as MRTRLRNVLAAAAAGAVVTTTAGCGLGTAGGFVPDAQLAGPLADAPRLDGVPITVGSKNFSENILLGKMALILFKAAGADTEDLTNIPGSAPARQAHVEGDVDAMWEYTGTGWLVYLGHPKPVQGKEEQYDAVREEDLEVNGLDWLPPAPMNNTYAFAVTKASQEKYGITKLSEIKQKVPKAERTFCVESEFRNRADGLEGMLKAYGIPLGNEVPSGNLQTYQTGAIYDATASGQCLLGEVFTTDGRILALDLQVLEDDKAYFPNYNVSLVVRSGLLEDHPEIEDLMAPVTEKLTDEVMKELNAEIDVDGREPEDVAFDWLKSEGFVSDP; from the coding sequence ATGAGGACCCGCCTCAGGAACGTCCTGGCCGCCGCGGCCGCCGGGGCCGTCGTCACCACCACCGCCGGCTGCGGGCTGGGCACCGCGGGCGGTTTCGTCCCAGACGCCCAGCTCGCGGGCCCGCTCGCCGACGCCCCGCGCCTCGACGGCGTCCCGATCACCGTCGGGTCGAAGAACTTCTCCGAGAACATCCTGCTCGGCAAGATGGCGCTGATCCTCTTCAAGGCGGCCGGCGCCGACACCGAGGACCTCACCAACATCCCCGGCAGCGCGCCCGCCCGCCAGGCCCACGTCGAGGGCGACGTCGACGCCATGTGGGAGTACACCGGCACCGGGTGGCTGGTCTACCTGGGGCACCCCAAGCCGGTGCAGGGCAAGGAGGAGCAGTACGACGCCGTCCGCGAGGAGGACCTCGAGGTCAACGGCCTCGACTGGCTCCCCCCGGCGCCGATGAACAACACCTACGCCTTCGCGGTCACGAAGGCCAGCCAGGAGAAGTACGGCATCACCAAGCTCTCCGAGATCAAGCAGAAGGTGCCGAAGGCCGAGCGCACGTTCTGCGTGGAGTCGGAGTTCCGCAACCGCGCCGACGGTCTCGAGGGCATGCTCAAGGCCTACGGCATCCCGCTGGGCAACGAGGTCCCGAGCGGCAACCTGCAGACCTACCAGACCGGCGCCATCTACGACGCGACCGCGTCCGGGCAGTGCCTGCTCGGCGAGGTCTTCACGACCGACGGCCGGATCCTGGCCCTCGACCTCCAGGTGCTCGAGGACGACAAGGCCTACTTCCCCAACTACAACGTCTCGCTCGTCGTCCGCTCGGGCCTCCTGGAGGACCACCCCGAGATCGAGGACCTGATGGCACCGGTCACCGAGAAGCTCACCGACGAGGTCATGAAGGAGCTCAACGCCGAGATCGACGTCGACGGCCGCGAGCCCGAGGACGTCGCCTTCGACTGGCTCAAGTCGGAGGGCTTCGTCAGCGACCCGTGA
- a CDS encoding YchJ family protein encodes MSLRPDCPCGTGATYDACCGRLHRGAAQAGTPEELMRSRYAAYAVGDGGYVWRTWHPRTRPLDVNPDPTLRWTGLVVEDASGDEVEFTATFEQDGRPGRLHERSRFEHRAGRWFYLDALPDPTRG; translated from the coding sequence GTGAGCCTGCGACCCGACTGCCCCTGCGGCACCGGCGCGACGTACGACGCCTGCTGCGGCCGCCTGCACCGCGGTGCCGCCCAGGCCGGGACGCCGGAGGAGCTGATGCGCTCCCGGTACGCCGCGTACGCCGTCGGCGACGGCGGCTACGTCTGGCGCACCTGGCACCCCCGCACCCGCCCCCTCGACGTGAACCCCGACCCGACCCTGCGCTGGACCGGTCTCGTCGTCGAGGACGCCTCGGGCGACGAGGTCGAGTTCACCGCGACATTCGAGCAGGACGGCCGCCCCGGCCGCCTCCACGAGCGCAGCCGCTTCGAGCACCGCGCCGGCCGCTGGTTCTACCTCGACGCCCTCCCCGACCCCACCCGAGGTTGA
- a CDS encoding SGNH/GDSL hydrolase family protein — translation MGKAGAARKLASAAAFGGGGLSLLGAGLYGVLTAEAKLARKTIGEASSDPTPDATGWYGRGRPGPALKIALFGDSSAAGYGVDRVEEVPGALLGSGVAEQGDRRVYLREFCKVGAVSADLAGQIDRALPIEPHLAVILVGANDVTHVTMPSQSVRHLSEGVRRLREAGVHVVVGTCPDLGTIKPIAPPLKQVARAWSRRLAAAQTIAVIKEGGRTVSLGSVLGPEFLAAPALLFGPDQFHPSAEGYRALARILLPSVLAGLGLAPDEEARPETHRGEGVMPVARAAIQAVNEPGTELDGTEVGGNRAGVRGLWVELRHRRRRPQTRGEAPQDAEHGAPSSDR, via the coding sequence GTGGGGAAAGCGGGAGCGGCGCGCAAACTCGCGTCCGCGGCGGCGTTCGGGGGCGGTGGGCTCTCCCTGCTCGGCGCCGGCCTGTACGGCGTCCTGACCGCCGAGGCGAAGCTGGCCCGCAAGACGATCGGCGAGGCGTCCTCCGACCCCACCCCCGACGCCACCGGGTGGTACGGCCGCGGCCGGCCGGGTCCGGCGCTGAAGATCGCGCTCTTCGGCGACTCCAGCGCCGCCGGGTACGGCGTCGACCGCGTCGAGGAGGTCCCGGGCGCGCTGCTGGGCAGCGGTGTCGCCGAGCAGGGCGACCGCCGGGTCTACCTGCGCGAGTTCTGCAAGGTCGGCGCGGTCTCGGCCGACCTCGCGGGCCAGATCGACCGGGCCCTGCCCATCGAGCCGCACCTCGCCGTCATCCTGGTCGGCGCCAACGATGTCACCCACGTCACGATGCCGTCGCAGTCGGTCCGCCACCTCTCCGAGGGCGTGCGGCGGCTGCGGGAGGCCGGCGTCCACGTCGTCGTCGGCACCTGCCCCGACCTGGGCACCATCAAGCCGATCGCCCCGCCGCTGAAGCAGGTCGCGCGCGCCTGGTCGCGCCGGCTGGCCGCGGCCCAGACCATCGCGGTGATCAAGGAGGGCGGCCGCACGGTCTCGCTCGGCTCGGTCCTCGGCCCCGAGTTCCTGGCCGCCCCCGCCCTGCTGTTCGGGCCCGACCAGTTCCACCCCTCCGCCGAGGGCTACCGGGCCCTCGCGCGGATCCTGCTCCCGTCGGTGCTGGCCGGCCTCGGCCTGGCCCCCGACGAGGAGGCCCGCCCCGAGACCCACCGCGGCGAGGGCGTCATGCCGGTCGCCCGGGCGGCGATCCAGGCGGTCAACGAGCCCGGCACCGAGCTCGACGGGACCGAGGTCGGCGGCAACCGCGCCGGCGTCCGGGGCCTGTGGGTCGAGCTGCGGCACCGCCGCCGGCGTCCGCAGACGCGCGGCGAGGCGCCCCAGGACGCCGAGCACGGCGCTCCGTCGTCCGATCGCTGA